The following proteins are encoded in a genomic region of Flammeovirga kamogawensis:
- a CDS encoding DUF5713 family protein → MKNLLILIVIIIIGYLSYNIFIGKRKTYPKFEMADVSKHMIKNEKMKNYNFLVDMRSDSYFPSFLVDKCENVLIELCLNIEKEKPQNLKHLYKLTHYATDKINSLEDEFFENGSEIETAARETFAMDFGEIAKAYSFEEANIEDLISTRTW, encoded by the coding sequence ATGAAAAACTTATTAATCTTAATTGTAATAATCATTATTGGTTATTTATCATACAATATCTTCATTGGAAAACGAAAAACATATCCGAAATTTGAGATGGCAGATGTATCAAAACATATGATTAAAAATGAGAAAATGAAAAATTATAATTTTCTAGTTGACATGCGTTCTGATTCTTATTTTCCATCATTCCTAGTTGATAAATGTGAAAATGTATTAATTGAATTATGCTTGAATATTGAGAAGGAGAAGCCTCAAAACCTAAAACATTTATATAAATTAACTCATTATGCAACTGACAAAATTAATAGTCTTGAAGATGAGTTCTTTGAAAATGGTAGTGAAATTGAAACAGCTGCCCGTGAAACATTTGCAATGGATTTTGGAGAAATAGCTAAAGCATATTCTTTTGAAGAAGCTAATATTGAAGATTTAATAAGTACAAGAACTTGGTGA
- a CDS encoding Fur family transcriptional regulator, with the protein MKIEDKLKQRDIKPTAMRELVYEVLDKNKKALSLYEIEKQFDNVERSTIFRTLKTFQDHLLIHSVDDGTGAVKYALCDDDCTCQPDDLHVHFLCNKCGQTHCLRDMSIPKMDLPKSFSFESANFVVKGTCSNCK; encoded by the coding sequence ATGAAAATTGAAGACAAACTAAAGCAAAGAGACATCAAACCAACAGCAATGCGTGAGTTGGTGTATGAAGTATTGGATAAAAACAAGAAAGCCTTAAGCCTTTATGAAATTGAAAAGCAATTTGATAATGTAGAACGCTCAACAATTTTCAGAACCCTAAAGACTTTTCAAGACCATTTGCTTATTCATAGCGTCGACGATGGTACTGGTGCAGTGAAGTATGCACTTTGCGACGATGATTGTACTTGTCAACCCGATGACCTTCATGTCCATTTCCTTTGTAACAAATGTGGACAAACCCATTGTTTGCGCGATATGTCTATTCCTAAAATGGATTTGCCGAAATCATTCTCCTTTGAAAGTGCCAATTTTGTAGTAAAGGGAACTTGCTCAAACTGCAAATGA
- a CDS encoding DUF4291 domain-containing protein, with product MRYQEIRAEFDKETVTVYQAYNKNIALSAIRNNKFEKPFSFNRMTWIKPSFLWLMERSNWGNKSNQDYILKIKIKRECWERALSIGVLTDPDKQVYSTGYEWEKQFKEAKVHIQWDPERTLKGGKLKERTIQVGISRYLIEEYNNDWISEIDDLTPIVKKMNQLRRAGKYKEMKRLLPNEKLYPLNKEIEKRIGVR from the coding sequence ATGAGGTATCAAGAAATACGAGCTGAATTTGATAAAGAAACAGTGACGGTGTATCAAGCATACAATAAAAATATCGCATTATCTGCAATCAGAAATAACAAGTTTGAAAAGCCATTTTCATTTAATCGAATGACTTGGATTAAACCATCTTTTCTTTGGTTAATGGAAAGAAGTAATTGGGGAAATAAATCTAATCAAGATTATATTTTAAAAATTAAGATTAAAAGAGAATGTTGGGAAAGAGCATTATCTATTGGAGTATTAACAGACCCTGACAAGCAAGTATATTCAACTGGCTATGAATGGGAAAAGCAATTTAAAGAAGCGAAAGTTCATATACAATGGGATCCAGAAAGGACTTTAAAAGGTGGAAAATTGAAAGAGAGAACTATTCAAGTAGGAATTAGTAGATATTTAATAGAAGAGTATAATAATGATTGGATTAGTGAAATAGATGACCTAACACCTATAGTAAAAAAAATGAATCAATTGCGTAGAGCTGGTAAATATAAAGAAATGAAAAGATTATTGCCTAACGAAAAATTATATCCATTAAACAAAGAAATTGAAAAGAGAATTGGTGTAAGATAA